The following coding sequences lie in one Oharaeibacter diazotrophicus genomic window:
- a CDS encoding rhodanese-like domain-containing protein has product MAAYAGDIDVTDVWRILGDEPGALLVDVRTDMEWRTVGVPDLTAIGRAPVFLEWQTAPTMAVNPAFLEMLDAAVAARGLDRDAPVYFLCRSGARSQSAAMAATAHGYGAAYNVAGGFEGPPGPDGRRGSVDGWQAKGLPWTRDPGA; this is encoded by the coding sequence ATGGCTGCTTACGCGGGCGATATCGACGTGACGGACGTCTGGCGCATCCTCGGCGACGAGCCCGGGGCCCTGCTGGTCGACGTGCGCACGGACATGGAGTGGCGGACCGTCGGCGTGCCGGATCTCACCGCGATCGGCCGCGCGCCGGTCTTTCTCGAGTGGCAGACCGCCCCGACCATGGCGGTCAACCCGGCCTTCCTCGAGATGCTGGACGCGGCGGTCGCCGCCCGTGGCCTCGACCGCGACGCCCCGGTCTATTTCCTGTGCCGCTCCGGCGCGCGCAGCCAGTCGGCCGCCATGGCGGCCACGGCCCACGGCTACGGCGCCGCCTACAACGTCGCCGGCGGCTTCGAGGGTCCGCCCGGGCCCGACGGACGGCGCGGCAGCGTCGACGGGTGGCAGGCCAAGGGCCTGCCCTGGACCCGCGACCCCGGCGCCTGA
- the rpsT gene encoding 30S ribosomal protein S20, protein MANTPSAKKATRKIAARTEVNKARRSRMRTFVRKVEEALASGDQAAATAALKSAEPEIMRAASKGIVHKNTASRKVSRLAQRVKSLGV, encoded by the coding sequence ATGGCCAATACGCCGTCGGCCAAGAAGGCGACCCGCAAGATCGCGGCTCGCACCGAGGTCAACAAGGCTCGCCGCAGCCGCATGCGGACCTTCGTCCGCAAGGTCGAGGAGGCGCTCGCCTCCGGCGACCAGGCCGCCGCGACGGCCGCGCTGAAGTCGGCCGAGCCCGAGATCATGCGCGCCGCCTCCAAGGGCATCGTTCACAAGAACACCGCCTCGCGGAAGGTGTCGCGGCTCGCCCAGCGCGTGAAGTCGCTCGGCGTCTGA
- the mutM gene encoding bifunctional DNA-formamidopyrimidine glycosylase/DNA-(apurinic or apyrimidinic site) lyase has translation MPELPEVETVRRGLAPAMEGAVVEHVRLARPDLRFPFPDRFAERIEGRRLVALGRRAKYLCADLDDGAVLVMHLGMSGSFRVEAASPGGDPASPRADLSAPFHHPRGKSAAHDHVAIELSSGARVVYNDPRRFGFMDLAARADLDVHPRFRDLGVEPTGNALSPEHLAAAFAGRATSLKAALLDQSVIAGLGNIYVCEALWRSGLSPLRAAGSIVGADGGPTAETRRLVEAIVAVIAEAIEAGGSSLRDHVRTDGSLGYFQHRFAVYDRAGEPCARPGCGGTVERIVQTGRSTFHCPVCQPARGGAAARREIRPGRR, from the coding sequence ATGCCCGAACTGCCCGAAGTCGAGACGGTCCGCCGCGGCCTCGCCCCCGCGATGGAGGGGGCCGTGGTGGAACACGTCCGCCTCGCCCGGCCGGACCTGCGCTTTCCCTTCCCCGACCGCTTCGCCGAGCGCATCGAGGGCCGCCGCCTCGTCGCCCTCGGCCGGCGCGCCAAGTATCTCTGCGCCGACCTCGACGACGGCGCCGTGCTGGTGATGCACCTCGGCATGTCCGGCTCCTTCCGGGTCGAGGCGGCCTCCCCCGGGGGGGACCCGGCCTCGCCCAGGGCGGACTTGTCCGCCCCCTTCCACCACCCGCGCGGCAAGAGCGCCGCCCACGACCACGTCGCCATCGAGCTCTCTTCGGGCGCGCGCGTCGTCTACAACGACCCCCGCCGCTTCGGCTTCATGGACCTCGCCGCCCGCGCCGACCTCGACGTCCACCCGCGCTTCCGCGACCTCGGCGTCGAGCCGACCGGCAACGCGCTGTCGCCCGAGCACCTCGCCGCCGCCTTCGCCGGCCGCGCCACCAGCCTCAAGGCCGCCCTCCTGGACCAGAGCGTGATCGCCGGCCTCGGCAACATCTACGTCTGCGAGGCGCTGTGGCGCTCCGGCCTGTCGCCGCTGCGCGCCGCCGGCTCGATCGTCGGCGCCGACGGCGGGCCGACCGCCGAGACCCGCCGCCTCGTCGAGGCGATCGTCGCGGTGATCGCCGAGGCGATCGAGGCCGGCGGCTCGTCGCTGCGCGACCACGTCCGCACCGACGGCTCGCTCGGCTATTTCCAGCACCGCTTCGCCGTCTACGACCGCGCCGGCGAGCCCTGCGCCCGGCCGGGCTGCGGCGGCACGGTGGAGCGGATCGTCCAGACCGGTCGCTCCACCTTCCACTGCCCGGTCTGCCAGCCGGCGCGGGGCGGGGCCGCGGCCCGCCGCGAAATTCGGCCGGGCCGGCGTTGA
- the ubiE gene encoding bifunctional demethylmenaquinone methyltransferase/2-methoxy-6-polyprenyl-1,4-benzoquinol methylase UbiE, translating into MSDAPSASFGFRDVTLDAKQDMVDEVFHRVASRYDVMNDVMSAGLHRVWKDAMVSRLAPPRSGRRPFEVVDVAGGTGDIAFRIVERSDGKARVTVADINASMLGVGRERAEKRGIRTVDFVEANAEALPFEDGRFDAYTIAFGIRNVPRIDVALSEAYRVLKPGGRFLCLEFSAVDVPLVDKVYDLYSFNVIPVMGRLVAKDEDSYRYLVESIRRFPNQERFKAMIEDAGFSRVTYTNLTMGVAALHVGVKI; encoded by the coding sequence ATGTCCGACGCCCCGTCCGCCTCCTTCGGCTTCCGCGACGTGACCCTCGACGCGAAGCAGGACATGGTCGACGAGGTGTTCCACCGGGTGGCGAGCCGCTACGACGTCATGAACGACGTCATGTCGGCCGGGCTGCACCGGGTCTGGAAGGACGCGATGGTGTCGCGCCTCGCCCCGCCGCGCTCCGGCCGCCGGCCGTTCGAGGTGGTCGACGTCGCCGGCGGCACCGGCGACATCGCCTTCCGCATCGTCGAGCGCTCGGACGGCAAGGCCCGCGTCACGGTCGCCGACATCAACGCGTCCATGCTCGGCGTCGGCCGCGAGCGGGCGGAGAAGCGCGGCATCCGCACCGTCGACTTCGTCGAGGCCAACGCCGAGGCGCTGCCGTTCGAGGACGGCCGCTTCGACGCCTACACCATCGCCTTCGGGATCCGGAACGTGCCGCGGATCGACGTGGCGCTGTCGGAGGCGTACCGGGTGCTGAAGCCGGGCGGGCGCTTCCTCTGCCTCGAGTTCTCCGCGGTCGACGTGCCGCTGGTCGACAAGGTCTACGACCTCTATTCCTTCAACGTGATCCCGGTGATGGGCCGCCTCGTCGCCAAGGACGAGGACAGCTACCGCTATCTCGTCGAATCGATCCGCCGCTTCCCCAACCAGGAGCGCTTCAAGGCGATGATCGAGGATGCCGGCTTCAGCCGCGTGACCTACACCAACCTGACGATGGGCGTCGCGGCGCTGCACGTCGGCGTCAAGATCTGA
- the ubiB gene encoding 2-polyprenylphenol 6-hydroxylase, with protein sequence MATGDLFRLARAGWVLAREGVLTALPFPEPIPLPVRVVLALARLVERRPAPGDSDAGRLTRALNRLGPSYVKLGQFLATRPDVVGRKMADDLTALQDNVPAFGEAVAREEILLAFGRPVEEVFTEFGPPIAAASIAQVHRAAVVDRVTGETRAVAVKVLRPGVARRFARDLGGFYVAARTIERWVPSARRLKPLAVVDTLARSVALEMDLRLEAAALSEMAENIAADEGFRVPAVDWERSAKTVLTMEWIEGRKLSDVAGIAADGHDLVQLSARLIQSFLRHAVRDGFFHADMHQGNLFVDADGTIVAVDFGIMGRLGVKERRFLAEILYGFIRRDYRRVAEVHFEAGYVPAHHDVASFAQALRAIGEPLQGHTASEISMARLLTQLFEVTELFDMQTRPELIMLQKTMVVVEGVARTLDPALDMWRTAEPAVGDWVVRNLGPVGRIEDAAASLRDVVALIGRLPQIAADLDAAAATALERNRTEESRRRSTDRLVVPAWIAAGALVAAAVALIW encoded by the coding sequence ATGGCGACGGGCGACCTCTTCCGCTTGGCGCGGGCCGGCTGGGTGCTGGCGCGCGAGGGCGTGCTCACGGCCCTGCCGTTCCCCGAGCCGATCCCGCTGCCGGTGCGCGTCGTCCTCGCGCTCGCCCGCCTCGTCGAGCGCCGGCCGGCGCCCGGCGACAGCGACGCGGGGCGGCTGACCCGGGCGCTCAACCGGCTCGGGCCGTCCTACGTCAAGCTCGGCCAGTTCCTCGCCACCCGGCCCGACGTGGTCGGCCGCAAGATGGCCGACGACCTCACCGCGCTGCAGGACAACGTGCCCGCCTTCGGCGAGGCGGTGGCGCGCGAGGAGATCCTGCTCGCCTTCGGCCGGCCGGTGGAGGAGGTGTTCACCGAATTCGGCCCGCCGATCGCGGCCGCCTCGATCGCGCAGGTGCACCGCGCCGCCGTCGTGGACCGGGTCACGGGCGAGACGCGGGCGGTCGCGGTCAAGGTGCTGCGGCCGGGGGTCGCCCGGCGCTTCGCGCGCGACCTCGGCGGCTTCTACGTCGCGGCGCGGACGATCGAGCGTTGGGTGCCGTCGGCGCGGCGGCTGAAGCCGCTCGCGGTGGTCGACACGCTGGCGCGCTCGGTGGCGCTCGAGATGGACCTCCGCCTCGAGGCGGCGGCGCTGTCCGAGATGGCCGAGAACATCGCCGCCGACGAGGGCTTCCGGGTCCCGGCGGTCGACTGGGAACGCTCGGCCAAGACCGTGCTGACCATGGAGTGGATCGAGGGCCGCAAGCTCTCCGACGTCGCCGGCATCGCCGCCGACGGCCACGACCTGGTGCAACTGTCGGCGCGGCTGATCCAGTCGTTCCTGCGCCACGCGGTGCGCGACGGCTTCTTCCACGCCGACATGCACCAGGGCAACCTGTTCGTCGACGCCGACGGCACCATCGTCGCGGTCGACTTCGGCATCATGGGCCGGCTCGGCGTCAAGGAGCGGCGCTTCCTCGCCGAGATCCTCTACGGCTTCATCCGCCGCGACTACCGCCGCGTCGCCGAGGTGCATTTCGAGGCCGGCTACGTGCCGGCGCACCACGACGTCGCCAGCTTCGCCCAGGCGCTCCGCGCGATCGGCGAGCCGCTGCAGGGCCACACCGCCTCCGAGATCTCGATGGCGCGGCTCCTGACCCAGCTGTTCGAGGTCACCGAGCTGTTCGACATGCAGACGCGCCCGGAGCTGATCATGCTCCAGAAGACCATGGTGGTGGTCGAGGGCGTCGCCCGCACGCTCGACCCGGCGCTCGACATGTGGCGCACCGCCGAGCCGGCGGTCGGCGACTGGGTGGTGCGCAACCTCGGCCCGGTCGGACGGATCGAGGACGCCGCCGCGTCGCTGCGCGACGTCGTCGCCCTGATCGGCCGGCTGCCGCAGATCGCCGCCGACCTCGACGCCGCCGCGGCGACCGCGCTCGAGCGCAACCGCACCGAAGAGAGCCGCCGGCGCTCGACCGACCGGCTGGTGGTGCCGGCCTGGATCGCCGCCGGCGCGCTGGTGGCGGCGGCGGTCGCGCTCATCTGGTGA
- a CDS encoding rhodanese-like domain-containing protein, whose product MPSPVTEIPPAPSELAAAHFAARLAFETDCSDVHAALLRADGPDFVLVDVRGPALYRAGHVPGALGLPHGKMTERRMAEWPDDTVFVVYCAGPHCNGADRAALRLARQGRPVKIMIGGVTGWADEGFDVATGDEPGRLTR is encoded by the coding sequence ATGCCGAGCCCCGTCACCGAGATCCCGCCCGCCCCGTCCGAGCTCGCCGCCGCGCATTTCGCCGCGCGGCTCGCCTTCGAGACCGACTGCTCCGACGTCCACGCCGCCCTCCTGCGCGCCGACGGTCCGGACTTCGTGCTCGTCGACGTCCGCGGTCCGGCGCTCTACCGCGCCGGCCACGTGCCGGGCGCGCTCGGGCTGCCGCACGGCAAGATGACCGAGCGCAGGATGGCCGAGTGGCCGGACGACACCGTCTTCGTGGTCTATTGCGCGGGCCCGCACTGCAACGGCGCCGACCGCGCGGCGCTGCGGCTCGCCCGCCAGGGTCGCCCGGTCAAGATCATGATCGGGGGCGTCACGGGCTGGGCCGACGAGGGCTTCGACGTCGCCACCGGCGACGAGCCCGGCCGCCTCACCAGATGA
- the ftrA gene encoding transcriptional regulator FtrA, giving the protein MTTSVEIAPNPHATLATDAAPAGPLVVVLAYDGLCTFEFGVACEMFALPRPEMGPGWYRYRVAAVEPGPLRAAGGLTVAVEAGLEALAEAHTIVVPGWRGIDAPVPAALTAALVAARARGARVMSLCSGIAVLAAAGLLDGRRATTHWRYAAAVAARHPAVTVDADVLYVDAGGVLTAAGSAAGIDLCLHVIRSDFGVEAANRVARRLVVPPHREGGQAQFVEAPVPREREGARLGALIDHLRAALAEDHDLASMAARAGMSVRTFQRRFEAATGSPPGAWLVAERVRRARELLESRPTIALDDVAAACGFADAAALRHHFRTRLGTSPTAYRRLFAP; this is encoded by the coding sequence ATGACGACGAGCGTCGAAATCGCGCCAAACCCGCACGCCACCCTGGCGACGGACGCCGCGCCGGCGGGACCGCTGGTGGTGGTGCTCGCCTACGACGGGCTCTGCACCTTCGAGTTCGGCGTCGCCTGCGAGATGTTCGCGCTGCCGCGGCCGGAGATGGGGCCGGGCTGGTACCGCTACCGCGTCGCCGCGGTCGAACCGGGGCCGCTGCGGGCCGCGGGCGGACTGACCGTCGCGGTCGAGGCCGGGCTGGAGGCGCTCGCCGAGGCGCACACGATCGTGGTGCCGGGCTGGCGCGGCATCGACGCGCCGGTGCCCGCGGCGTTGACGGCCGCGCTGGTCGCGGCGCGGGCGCGCGGGGCGCGGGTGATGTCGCTCTGCTCCGGCATCGCGGTGCTCGCCGCCGCGGGCCTGCTCGACGGCCGCCGCGCCACGACGCACTGGCGGTACGCCGCGGCGGTCGCCGCACGCCATCCGGCCGTGACGGTCGACGCCGACGTGCTCTACGTCGACGCCGGCGGCGTGCTGACGGCGGCCGGCAGCGCGGCCGGCATCGACCTCTGCCTGCACGTGATCCGCTCCGACTTCGGCGTCGAGGCGGCGAACCGGGTGGCGCGACGCCTCGTGGTGCCGCCGCACCGCGAGGGCGGTCAGGCGCAATTCGTGGAAGCGCCGGTGCCGCGGGAGCGGGAGGGCGCGCGGCTCGGCGCGCTGATCGACCACCTGCGTGCCGCCCTCGCCGAGGACCACGACCTCGCCTCGATGGCGGCGCGGGCCGGGATGAGCGTGCGCACCTTCCAGCGCCGCTTCGAGGCGGCCACCGGCTCCCCGCCCGGGGCGTGGCTGGTCGCCGAACGGGTGCGGCGGGCGCGCGAGCTCCTGGAGAGCCGGCCGACGATCGCGCTCGACGACGTCGCCGCGGCCTGCGGCTTCGCGGACGCCGCGGCGCTGCGCCACCATTTCCGCACGCGGCTCGGGACCAGCCCGACGGCTTACCGGCGGCTGTTCGCGCCCTGA